Below is a genomic region from Elusimicrobiota bacterium.
ACGTCTACGTCGATCTGGCCGGCCGGGACGTGGGCGGCTACGTGGAGGAAGCCAAAAAAGCCGTGCGGGAAAAACTGGACCTTCCCGCCGGCTACGCCCTGGTGTGGAGCGGCCAGTATGAGAACATGCTTCGGGTGCGGGAGCGGCTCAAGATCGTCGTGCCGGTCACGCTCTTTCTCATCTTCCTGCTCCTTTACATGAACACGCGCTCAACCGCCAAGGCGGGCCTGGTGATGCTGGCCGTGCCTTTCTCCATGATCGGCGCGGTGTGGTATCTGTGGCTCCTGGGCTACAACGTGTCCATCGCGGTGTGGGTGGGGATCATCGCGCTTTTGGGCCTGGACGCCGAAACCGGGGTCTTCATGCTTCTTTTCCTGGATCTTTCCCACGACGAGGCCGCTCGCGCGGGCCGTTTGAGGAACGCCGCCGAGCTGGACGAGGCCATCGTCCACGGCGCGGTCAAACGCGTGCGTCCCAAAATGATGACCGTGGCCGCGGCCATGATGGGCCTTTTGCCCCTCATGTGGTCCACGGGCACCGGGGCCGACATGATGAAACGCGTGGCCGCGCCCATGATCGGGGGCCTGGTGACCAGTTTTATTCTTGAATTGCTGGTTTATCCGGCCGTTTATAAGATGTGGAAGGGCAAAAGCTTTAAAGCGTAAAGGAGCCTTATGAAACAGACATCGCGTTGGATGGGATCGGCGGTATTGTCGGTGGGGTTGGCGGCCATGGGGTTGGCGGCGGTAAATAAAAAAGCGGCCGTCCCTCCGTTGAGCCCCGCGACGGAGAGCAAGGCCGATCTCCTGGCGGTGGGCGCCTACACGGCGAAGCTAAAAGCCTTTGCCTGCGGCGGATGCGCCGAGTGGGTCAAAGAGCGGTTGAGCTCGGTCTCCGGTCTCACCAACGTCCGGGTGGACCAGGCCACGGCCCGGGTGGAATTCACCCTGGAAAAACCGGTTTCACGGAAAACAATTCAAAAAACCCTGGACGGCGCCGCCCACGAGATGGGCATGGGGGCCGACTATACGCTGCGGGACCTCAAGCCAAAAACGAAATAGGACTAATTTAGTCATTATCGACGACAGAATGACGTAAATCCCTTGAAGGGGAGGGTGCCGGGGGATAAAATGAACCATGGGCCCTCTCTCGCCACGGCGTAAAACGAGATCGATGGGATTCACTCTCATCGAATTGATGTTGGTGGTGGCCATCATCGGCCTTTTGGCGGCCATCGCTTTGCCCAAGTTCGCCAATTTGGTTGTGAAGTCCAAGGAGGCGGCGGTCAAAGGGGCCCTCGGGGGGCTTCGAAGCGCCATCTCTATTTACTACGCCGACAATGAGGGCCGTTACCCTTACGACTATTCGACGTTGCCCGCCTCTCTCACCGCGGGGGGGAAGTATCTTAACGCCATTCCCCGGATTTCGATTCCCACGCAACCGGACCATGCCCCCCCCATCAATTACATCCACTATTTCTTTCCGACGTACGACTGGCCCCTGCTCCCCCTGGCGTGGACGTACCAGGATGGCAATCAAGCGATGCCGGTCACCCATGAGCTCCGCGTTGGTTGCACCCACACCGACACCAAAGGGATCGTCTGGAGTTCATACTAATCGCGGAACCGTCGGACGTAAGCGACCGCATCGAATTTCGCCCTGCATCCGTTGGCGTTCATGTAGCGGATCTGGCCGTAAACCGGGCGCTCGAACCAGGCCCGGTCGTGGACGCCGCCGATGGACCAGGCGACGCCGGCATAGCCGTTGGGGTCCCGGCCGTCCAGCTCGTAGCGGTCGTTTAGATAAATCGCGGTGGCCAGGGCCTCCTCGGGGGAGGCCGACCACTCCAACATCTTCTTCGCCCAGTACATCCGCATGTAGCCGTGCATCTTCCCCCGTTGGACCATCTCCCGCTGGGCCGCGTTCCAGAGTTCGTCGTGGGTGGCGGCGTTTTCGAACGGCTTCCTCGAATAGAGAAATTCCCGTTTGTCCCGCCGGTGGGCGTTG
It encodes:
- a CDS encoding prepilin-type N-terminal cleavage/methylation domain-containing protein, translated to MGFTLIELMLVVAIIGLLAAIALPKFANLVVKSKEAAVKGALGGLRSAISIYYADNEGRYPYDYSTLPASLTAGGKYLNAIPRISIPTQPDHAPPINYIHYFFPTYDWPLLPLAWTYQDGNQAMPVTHELRVGCTHTDTKGIVWSSY
- a CDS encoding heavy-metal-associated domain-containing protein produces the protein MKQTSRWMGSAVLSVGLAAMGLAAVNKKAAVPPLSPATESKADLLAVGAYTAKLKAFACGGCAEWVKERLSSVSGLTNVRVDQATARVEFTLEKPVSRKTIQKTLDGAAHEMGMGADYTLRDLKPKTK